Proteins encoded within one genomic window of Bacillus sp. 1NLA3E:
- a CDS encoding sugar ABC transporter ATP-binding protein, translated as MSIKPVIEMKGISKAFSGNKVLESVEFTILQGEVHALMGENGAGKSTLMKILTGIYERDAGTISLNGKEVHFKNAKEAENAGIAVIHQELNIIPYLTVAENMFLGKELTVGKLGITRDKEMRQKTREYLNRLGIDIDPAMEAGQLSVGQQQMIEIARAVAAKTEVLVMDEPTAALTEREIKALFKVISSLKNEGVGIVYISHRMEEIFEICDRISVLRDGQFIGVKEVSNTSFDEIVKMMVGRQLGDRYPERDTVIGAERLKVEGLTCKGSFENISFSVNQGEILGVAGLMGAGRTEIMEAIFGFRPIQVGQISIDGQAISIRKPFDAIRAGIGFITEDRKSEGLVLGLSVRENFSLTNLNKISKNSIISNAEELSFVDEMIDKLRVKTSGREQIVKSLSGGNQQKIVIGKWLGINPKILILDEPTRGVDVGAKKEIYQLMNDLTKQGVAIIMVSSELPEILGMSDRVLVVHEGKISAVIDKANADQEIIMQAATGGK; from the coding sequence ATGAGCATAAAACCAGTAATCGAAATGAAAGGAATCAGTAAGGCATTTTCTGGAAATAAGGTCTTAGAAAGTGTTGAGTTCACGATTTTACAGGGTGAAGTTCATGCTTTAATGGGTGAGAATGGTGCTGGGAAATCAACCCTTATGAAAATTTTGACCGGTATTTATGAACGTGATGCTGGAACGATATCGCTTAACGGAAAAGAGGTTCATTTTAAAAATGCTAAAGAGGCAGAAAATGCCGGCATTGCTGTTATTCATCAGGAGTTAAATATTATTCCCTATTTAACAGTTGCCGAAAATATGTTTCTTGGCAAAGAGCTAACTGTTGGGAAGTTAGGGATTACTAGAGATAAAGAAATGAGACAAAAGACAAGAGAATATTTGAATCGTTTAGGGATCGATATTGACCCTGCAATGGAAGCGGGTCAACTTTCAGTAGGGCAGCAGCAGATGATTGAAATCGCCCGTGCCGTTGCTGCAAAAACTGAAGTTTTAGTCATGGATGAACCAACCGCAGCCCTGACTGAACGAGAAATAAAAGCATTATTTAAAGTTATCTCTTCTTTGAAAAATGAAGGTGTTGGAATTGTCTATATATCCCACAGAATGGAAGAGATTTTTGAAATATGTGATCGAATTTCGGTTCTGCGTGATGGACAATTTATCGGAGTCAAAGAGGTTTCTAATACTTCATTTGATGAAATCGTCAAAATGATGGTGGGACGCCAGCTTGGTGACCGCTATCCAGAACGTGATACTGTAATTGGTGCAGAAAGATTAAAAGTGGAGGGCCTAACCTGTAAGGGTAGCTTTGAAAACATTAGCTTTTCCGTCAACCAAGGTGAAATTTTAGGTGTTGCCGGCCTCATGGGTGCAGGTAGAACGGAAATAATGGAAGCAATCTTTGGTTTTCGCCCCATTCAAGTCGGGCAAATTTCTATTGATGGACAAGCCATTTCCATTCGGAAACCATTTGATGCAATTCGAGCTGGAATCGGGTTTATTACGGAGGATCGTAAGAGTGAAGGCTTAGTGCTCGGTCTGTCTGTTAGGGAAAATTTTTCGCTGACAAATTTAAATAAAATTTCCAAAAACAGCATTATTTCAAACGCAGAGGAATTGAGTTTTGTAGATGAAATGATTGATAAGCTTCGTGTGAAGACCTCAGGTCGAGAGCAAATCGTGAAATCACTAAGCGGAGGAAACCAACAGAAAATAGTCATTGGTAAATGGCTTGGGATTAATCCAAAAATATTAATATTAGATGAGCCAACCCGAGGTGTAGATGTTGGTGCTAAGAAGGAAATATATCAACTTATGAATGATCTAACTAAACAGGGTGTTGCCATCATCATGGTTTCTTCTGAACTTCCTGAAATTCTTGGAATGAGTGATAGAGTCCTGGTAGTTCATGAAGGGAAAATATCTGCTGTTATTGACAAAGCAAATGCAGATCAAGAAATCATTATGCAAGCAGCGACAGGAGGGAAATAA